In Nonomuraea muscovyensis, one genomic interval encodes:
- a CDS encoding DUF2293 domain-containing protein, with product MSKPNLARRVADAAEIALANRKYVTFIDVVTGLRWLHSRHVDTWRQGRAATLAELAAVDDERLVQAAGLLRDWAEAKGLRPVETPYVSGSRDRRELRFTTAHPQEAFRTHWLSPALSEARARQLTERQSKAPDLVVVAPLAPWTCASCADTGPYLIMEDDRPHCLTCADMDHLVFLPSGDAALSRRAKQESGLAAVVVRFNRRRKVYQRQGLLVEERALEAAEERCLADEEARLRRRERDRDRRADQDVEFQERMAAEIARLFPRCPAERAREIAVHAGLRGSGRVGRTAAGRALDANAITLAVVASIRHLDTDYDRLLMAGVPRMEARDRIRETIDGKLAEFRGEA from the coding sequence TGCACTCGCGCCATGTCGACACCTGGCGGCAGGGCCGGGCCGCGACCCTGGCCGAGCTGGCGGCGGTAGACGACGAGCGCCTGGTCCAGGCGGCCGGTCTGCTGCGTGACTGGGCCGAGGCCAAGGGGCTGCGGCCGGTCGAGACCCCGTACGTGTCGGGCAGCCGCGACCGGCGCGAGCTGCGCTTCACCACCGCGCACCCGCAGGAGGCGTTCCGCACGCACTGGCTCTCCCCCGCGCTGAGCGAGGCGCGGGCGCGGCAGCTCACCGAACGCCAGAGCAAGGCGCCCGACCTGGTGGTCGTGGCCCCGCTGGCGCCGTGGACGTGCGCGTCCTGCGCCGACACCGGCCCCTACCTGATCATGGAAGACGATCGCCCGCACTGCCTGACCTGCGCCGACATGGACCATCTGGTGTTCCTGCCGTCGGGCGACGCGGCTCTCAGCCGGCGGGCCAAGCAGGAGAGCGGCCTCGCGGCCGTGGTCGTCCGCTTCAACCGGCGTCGCAAGGTCTACCAGCGCCAGGGACTGCTGGTGGAGGAACGCGCGCTGGAGGCGGCCGAGGAGCGCTGCCTGGCCGACGAGGAGGCGCGGCTGCGCCGCCGCGAGCGGGACCGCGACCGCCGGGCGGACCAGGACGTGGAGTTCCAGGAGCGGATGGCGGCCGAGATCGCCCGGCTCTTCCCCCGCTGCCCGGCCGAGCGGGCCCGGGAGATCGCCGTCCACGCCGGGCTGCGCGGCAGCGGCCGGGTGGGCCGCACCGCGGCGGGCCGGGCGCTCGACGCGAACGCGATCACCCTGGCCGTGGTCGCCTCGATCCGCCACCTGGACACCGACTACGACCGGCTGCTGATGGCCGGGGTGCCCCGAATGGAGGCCCGCGACCGCATCAGGGAGACGATCGACGGCAAGCTGGCCGAGTTCCGAGGAGAGGCATGA
- a CDS encoding MmcQ/YjbR family DNA-binding protein — MTDWHEVRERLREFALGLPETHEDHPWGDTVIKVNKKVFLFLGVDEPTEKWDPSFGVKLLSEAHGHALTVEGAAPTGYGLGRAGWVTVPLLAELPPVEVLLDWVEESYRVIAPKRAVKLLDERD; from the coding sequence ATGACCGACTGGCACGAGGTGCGGGAGAGGCTGCGGGAGTTCGCGCTGGGCCTGCCGGAGACCCACGAGGACCATCCGTGGGGCGACACCGTCATCAAGGTGAACAAGAAGGTGTTCCTCTTCCTCGGCGTGGACGAGCCGACCGAGAAGTGGGACCCGTCGTTCGGCGTGAAGCTGCTGTCGGAGGCCCACGGCCACGCGCTGACCGTCGAGGGAGCGGCGCCCACCGGCTACGGCCTGGGCCGGGCCGGATGGGTCACCGTGCCGCTGCTCGCCGAGCTGCCGCCGGTCGAGGTGCTGCTCGACTGGGTTGAGGAGAGCTACCGGGTGATCGCCCCCAAGCGGGCGGTCAAGCTGCTCGACGAGAGGGACTAG
- a CDS encoding serine hydrolase domain-containing protein yields the protein MKRARTAAAALALAALAGTAMTGPALAVTPAHAVAADVPPIDVPPIDKAALKRSIGDLPAADATAAEVRVGGSRGSWHGVAGVTDLRTERPAREGVRFRAGSVTKMFTTAVVLQLVAEGELSLDDTVQSRLPGLLPESYPDIAVGRLLNHTSGLPSPDLPADLERVYATRFQKWTPRQYVALAVRNPIEFTPGTEQHYVNINTFVAGLLIEKITGRTYEHEVTTRILRPVGMRDSYLAGDSVRIRGRHTHGYQVVPEGFRNAFRYGDAHVVDMTEMSSTSTWASGDLVSTTADLERFVKALFSGRVVPPAQLEVMFTVPPVRTYGSGGPASHTSGMTRLTLPGGVVGYGKTGARYGFAAGVGATRDLSRTLVYTVNSTDAKAQGSNKRTLGVVLAAFADRG from the coding sequence ATGAAGCGCGCTCGCACCGCCGCCGCCGCCCTCGCACTCGCCGCCCTCGCCGGCACAGCGATGACCGGCCCCGCCCTCGCCGTGACGCCGGCGCACGCCGTGGCGGCCGACGTCCCGCCGATCGACGTGCCGCCGATCGACAAGGCGGCGCTGAAGCGGAGCATCGGGGACCTGCCCGCCGCCGACGCCACCGCGGCGGAGGTGCGCGTGGGCGGCTCGCGCGGCTCCTGGCACGGCGTCGCCGGCGTGACCGACCTGCGCACCGAGCGCCCGGCCCGGGAGGGGGTCAGGTTCCGGGCGGGCAGCGTCACCAAGATGTTCACCACGGCGGTCGTGCTCCAGCTCGTCGCCGAGGGCGAACTCTCGCTCGACGACACCGTCCAGAGCCGGCTGCCGGGTCTGCTGCCCGAGAGCTACCCGGACATCGCCGTGGGCCGGCTGCTCAACCACACCAGCGGCCTGCCGTCGCCCGACCTGCCCGCCGACCTGGAGCGGGTCTACGCCACCCGGTTCCAGAAGTGGACGCCGCGCCAGTACGTCGCCCTGGCCGTGCGCAACCCGATCGAGTTCACCCCCGGCACCGAGCAGCACTACGTGAACATCAACACCTTCGTCGCCGGCCTGCTGATCGAGAAGATCACCGGGCGGACGTACGAGCACGAGGTGACCACCAGGATCCTGCGCCCCGTCGGCATGCGCGACAGCTACCTGGCGGGCGACTCGGTCCGCATCCGCGGCCGGCACACCCACGGCTACCAGGTCGTCCCCGAGGGCTTCCGGAACGCCTTCCGGTACGGCGACGCCCACGTGGTCGACATGACCGAGATGAGCTCCACCTCCACATGGGCCTCCGGCGACCTCGTCTCGACCACCGCCGACCTGGAGAGGTTCGTCAAGGCCCTGTTCTCCGGCAGGGTCGTGCCCCCGGCCCAGTTGGAGGTCATGTTCACCGTGCCGCCCGTCAGGACGTACGGCAGCGGCGGGCCCGCGAGCCACACCTCCGGCATGACGCGGCTGACGCTGCCCGGCGGCGTGGTCGGCTACGGCAAGACGGGCGCCAGGTACGGCTTCGCCGCGGGCGTCGGCGCCACCCGCGACCTGAGCCGCACCCTCGTCTACACGGTCAACTCCACCGACGCCAAGGCCCAGGGGTCGAACAAGCGCACGCTCGGCGTGGTGCTGGCCGCGTTCGCCGACCGAGGCTAG